Proteins encoded within one genomic window of Plasmodium cynomolgi strain B DNA, chromosome 11, whole genome shotgun sequence:
- a CDS encoding hypothetical protein (putative), with amino-acid sequence MIPTPVSKKIRSRLSLSIHKKPHFLFRQNLLLDKEEKWEPKLRKGHPEFAKQFDILNRQVTGFRKYKPPPVKREETKRNYDITNFHEVKSKFRFDINGFFEDEGNVFCQELYRTAKRMFIVGWIKCRRRFAMGHFQGDAYAISYLRHWLDMYSSQTNRIDKLRIFDENHGIASFDYYNITVVKDYRSPAKKKMHLIQSKDFLKTKALFNLK; translated from the exons ATGATACCCACACCAGTTTCGAAGAAGATAAGGAGCAGGCTGAGTTTGTCGATCCATAAGAAGCCCCACTTTTTGTTTCGCCAAAATTTACTACTGgacaaagaggaaaaatgggAGCCCAAGTTAAGGAAGGGCCACCCTGAATTCGCCAAGCAGTTCGACATACTAAACCGGCAG GTCACGGGCTTCCGCAAGTACAAACCTCCCCCAGTGAAACGAgaagaaacgaaaaggaaCTACGACATAACGAACTTTCACGAAGTGAAGTCCAAGTTTAGGTTTGACATAAATGGGTTTTTCGAAG ATGAAGGGAACGTGTTCTGCCAGGAGCTCTACAGAACCGCCAAGCGCATGTTCATAGTTGGCTGGATTAAGTGCAGGCGGCGATTTGCCATGGGCCAC TTTCAAGGGGACGCGTATGCCATTTCCTATTTGAGGCACTGGCTCGATATGTACTCTTCTCAGACGAACAGAATTGACAAGCTACGGATTTTCGACGAGAACCACGGGATAGCTAGCTTCGATTATTA CAATATCACCGTGGTGAAAGATTACAGAAGCCcagcgaagaagaaaatgcacCTCATTCAG agtaaagattttttaaaaacgaaaGCGTTATTCAACTTGAAGTGA
- a CDS encoding calcium-binding protein (putative) codes for MEEQQRGGKKNESNYKFLNADEINNLEYIFNKMKRNKNENVTIQNVQKFLHENHNKDISDDLLDLFHMYGSTISLEDFLTSLNCDINKFKSKEKMENLFDLLDTSKRGYISTRTFIQAAKEFENEFCEETLKSIFNIMDLSNSDRVHFDEFKNAIANM; via the coding sequence atggaggaacaacagcgaggggggaaaaaaaacgaaagcaATTACAAGTTCCTAAACGCAgacgaaataaataatttggagtatatttttaacaaaatgaaaagaaacaaaaatgaaaatgtcacgattcaaaatgtgcaaaaatttcTCCACGAAAATCACAACAAAGACATTTCGGACGACCTCTTAGATTTGTTTCACATGTATGGCAGTACCATCAGTCTGGAGGACTTCCTCACGTCCCTCAATTGTGATATCAATAAATTCAAatcgaaggagaaaatggaaaatttgtTCGACTTGCTGGACACCTCCAAAAGGGGCTACATATCGACTAGGACTTTCATTCAGGCGGCCaaagaatttgaaaatgaATTCTGTGAGGAAACCCTCAAAAGCATTTTTAACATCATGGACCTAAGCAACAGCGACAGGGTCCACTTTGACGAGTTTAAGAATGCCATAGCGAACATGTGA
- a CDS encoding serine/threonine protein kinase (putative), whose protein sequence is MYTWFHTCSHVFFVMEYCSNGDLFTYLNEHGPFDEKKVAEMLFEIIWAIRTCHDKRIAHLDLKPENVLVNHEEKCKLADFGLSAHIGSKHKKKGISHYRGTHDYWSPEQCARHQKKKQNFGEFDQKTDIWTLGILAFELKFGRPPFGSTNEERETVIMNRIQDYHWSQLFCEKVKQDLIDKLSPEFKDFLNLCLDKNPKRRPTAESLIQHPFIFVHNKSRPCIKSYATQPRGKQGPKLSHKGFNEQDGSFLTPIWFHNKG, encoded by the coding sequence ATGTACACGTGGTTCCACACGTGCAGCCACGTCTTCTTCGTAATGGAGTACTGCTCGAACGGAGACCTGTTCACCTACCTGAACGAACATGGTCCGttcgatgaaaaaaaggtagcaGAAATGCTGTTCGAAATTATATGGGCAATAAGGACATGTCACGACAAAAGAATAGCTCACTTAGATTTGAAGCCGGAAAATGTACTAGTGAatcatgaagaaaaatgcaagCTTGCTGATTTTGGATTATCTGCACATATAGGATCGAAGcataaaaagaaggggatCTCCCATTACAGAGGGACCCATGATTATTGGTCACCAGAACAGTGTGCAAGacatcaaaagaaaaaacagaatttTGGAGAATTTGATCAAAAGACAGATATTTGGACATTAGGTATATTAGCATTTGAACTTAAGTTTGGGAGACCACCATTTGGGTCTACAAATGAAGAGAGAGAAACAGTAATCATGAACAGGATTCAGGATTATCATTGGAGTCAGTTATTTTGCGAGAAGGTAAAACAGGATTTGATCGATAAATTATCTCCAGAATTTAAggactttttaaatttgtgtTTAGATAAGAACCCCAAAAGGAGACCAACAGCAGAATCGCTAATTCAGCACccgttcatttttgttcataacaAGAGTAGGCCTTGCATCAAATCGTACGCTACCCAACCGAGAGGCAAGCAGGGACCTAAGTTGAGTCACAAAGGGTTTAATGAGCAGGACGGCTCCTTCCTCACACCCATATGGTTCCACAATAAGGGGTAG
- a CDS encoding cyclin dependent kinase binding protein (putative) — translation MKEPKYFTIYEDFFKDAKTFLNTVVETKNSIFDVSSSGESSSGEKNDGGAEGPGKERHIDFYLNDQSNKAVWHKDSSNEGSTTGKSANRSGLNGSGIKRSGPNGSGLKRSGPNRSDPNRGHHSAEADAYKNNHCFSNMNHGASKILLCYQNTHTMCLSYKPYNENVYQDSANMNYSISIFKKRVPNFDMEEEKYTFDGEEEDNRVVRFLKKWTFWRYREKGRKFLLINEERRQLRGGDNVGRSSYVEDATRTGNDVRRGMEKNSNKYSKKEMMKEPSRKFPTKKGKGKSAENAEEEAKKKKRNFQRNEEKKKERKKGISYEHLLTPSKHEYDAFCLFNPRFKQGKHHTVMCLQGYNVSVIPFVKAKKLKEEVNELFNEINPWIHKSLTLSKLRNLKIDLFNFISNIPQIDISTICCAWVFFERLVIKGYVHKSNRKLYAATCLILSLKFYQHDDMQILEKLLFYIQKLDKKENLTPSLIFSVEFLVYRLLDFSLQHTYEHIRPHIYQYLESK, via the coding sequence ATGAAGGAACCGAAGTACTTCACCATTTACGAGGACTTCTTCAAAGATGCGAAGACCTTTCTGAACACAGTGGTTGAGACGAAGAACAGCATTTTCGATGTCAGCAGCAGTGGGGAGTCGAGCTCAGGGGAGAAGAACGATGGCGGGGCGGAGGGCCCGGGGAAGGAGAGACACATcgatttttacctgaacgaCCAAAGTAACAAGGCGGTGTGGCACAAGGACAGCAGCAATGAGGGGAGCACCACGGGGAAGAGCGCAAATAGGAGTGGCCTCAATGGAAGCGGCATAAAGAGGAGCGGTCCAAATGGAAGCGGCCTAAAGAGGAGCGGCCCAAACCGGAGCGACCCCAACCGAGGCCACCACAGCGCCGAAGCGGACGCGTACAAAAACAACCACTGCTTCTCCAACATGAATCACGGCGCGTCTAAAATCCTGCTTTGCTACCAGAACACACACACCATGTGTCTGTCCTATAAACCATACAACGAAAATGTGTATCAGGACTCGGCGAACATGAATTATtcaatttccatttttaagaaaaggGTACCCAATTTTGacatggaggaggagaagtatACGTTTGATGGAGAAGAGGAGGATAACCGAGTAGTGCGCTTCTTGAAGAAGTGGACATTTTGGCGTTACAGAGAGAAGGGAAGGAAGTTCCTCCTGATAAACGAGGAAAGGAGACAACTGAGGGGGGGAGACAACGTAGGAAGGAGCTCTTACGTGGAGGATGCAACGAGGACAGGAAACGATGTACGTAgagggatggaaaaaaattcgaacAAGTAtagtaaaaaggaaatgatgAAAGAACCCAGTAGAAAATTCCCCAcgaagaagggaaaaggtAAAAGTGCAGAGAATGCTGAGgaggaagcgaaaaaaaaaaaacgtaattttcaacgaaatgaagaaaaaaaaaaggaaaggaaaaaaggtaTATCATATGAACATTTGCTAACTCCAAGTAAGCATGAATATGATgccttttgtttgtttaatCCTCGTTTTAAGCAAGGAAAACATCACACAGTGATGTGTTTGCAAGGCTATAATGTATCTGTGATTCCTTTTGTGAAGGCCAAAAAactgaaggaagaagttaatgaattatttaatgaaataaatccATGGATCCACAAATCTCTAACATTATCCAAACTacgaaatttaaaaattgatcttttcaattttatttctaacaTCCCGCAAATCGATATTTCGACCATTTGCTGCGCGTGGGTCTTCTTCGAAAGGCTGGTCATTAAGGGGTATGTCCATAAATCCAATCGGAAGCTCTATGCAGCTACTTGTCTTATTTTGTCTCTGAAATTTTACCAGCATGACGACATGCAAATTTTGGAGAAGCTTCTTTTCTATATTCAGAAGTTAGACAAGAAAGAGAACTTAACGCCTTCGCTCATTTTCTCCGTGGAGTTTTTGGTTTACCGTCTCCTCGACTTTTCGCTGCAGCATACTTACGAGCACATTCGCCCCCACATATACCAGTACCTGGAGTCCAAG
- a CDS encoding nucleoside diphosphate kinase (putative), with protein sequence MGISAQLDSFLSILHGGGKHLIEHFLNKGKILIYRKGKNFFDNFVQNLEIEIVVLLGVNLNHLKSEIHFLVECYNYLFVDHVKLFNEERRKKQGEEACEDGLDCSSAPSDRLLSFLTEKLNSLKDKDYRRFILCNFPRTMQQMEMIKKKTNANLVVFYFNCLVGENAVHLEWKETQQGLLQLGSNNRNGGRHKKAAHYKVDNSFVVGEEGAQMSKGVTVHQFDVNNKAEKLSSGVYHLFDLISVAKRRVILISNLTLKSVDFIGLYLQYEYPRVVFCDLNFMSEGESSSRGYPNSMRRLIDDVFDENDRSGKNQERVNQIVRKMNQFVSRLNASYFVFGGFPSDLGVEDFRKLELFFDIKLCILVVPAGGEKPATVEKPIPVEKPITIEKPITIEKPIPVEKPATIEKPIPGRSFALRTTPRRAPKKMTNWRTKKKKILKKVEDRIRPNLICYHAPDNYDVKEFVKRKVEKNPNGGSFHYLFCEDVLRELPSIIEEKSEGYVKNLAERIKEEKEKTISEIYFMYLERVVKHSSKYLFANIVLCDVPLWTSGENGSSCVDTFGRFTNFKKVIQLVHSVQGDNLFGGDASGVHGANTCAVLNDDRVFGVASPGGSNVVGSNAVGSPLEGAEMRGDGDEAGSDHNEVGKADNEAGRVDDKVGGADNEAGRVDDKVGKADEEEPNGGGKPRGKPKRADKLRKYNQAARDLRDVISKKHADVEVMTIYVNKDMPRNAESFFCPQIIILFVPQSEKLQLLLSSLLCFHLKNFASINMAQLVREEMVKEGIRRGVARFEVEKPEKGGVRGGRHSDGNGNRYSDGNGNRHGEGNSHRHTDEKCIVDRAFASLLGQIKRTDRNILVTGFPIVQNKYSKSDYFEQFRFLKAFTIGGVICLSFDDIYLHTLVEDVMPDGTYAAKYDQVTQMIKLEFGCKGKHKHKLYFSKIASKEDLQRAVGEITEVFSG encoded by the exons ATGGGGATAAGCGCACAACTGGACTCGTTCCTCTCGATCCTCCATGGAGGCGGGAAACACCTCATAGAGCACTTCCTAAATAAGGGGAAAATACTGATCTAccgaaaggggaaaaatttcTTTGACAACTTTGTTCAAAATTTAGAAATAGAGATAGTGGTCCTTTTGGGAGTGAACTTGAATCACCTGAAGAgtgaaattcattttttggtgGAGTGTTACAACTACCTTTTTGTTGACCATGTTAAGTTGTTTAACgaggagaggaggaagaaacaggGGGAAGAGGCATGTGAGGACGGACTGGACTGTTCTTCGGCTCCCTCGGATAGACTACTCTCCTTTCTCACTGAAAAATTGAACTCTCTAAAGGATAAAGATTATCGAAGATTTATCCTGTGCAATTTTCCCCGTACTATGCAGCAGAtggaaatgataaaaaaaaagacgaatgCAAATTTGGtggtgttttattttaattgccTGGTGGGTGAGAATGCGGTTCATTTGGAGTGGAAGGAGACTCAACAGGGGTTGCTTCAACTGGGGAGTAATAACAGAAATGGGGGTAGACATAAAAAAGCTGCTCACTACAAAGTGGACAACTCTTTCGTCGTAGGGGAGGAGGGTGCTCAAATGAGTAAAGGGGTGACAGTTCACCAATTTGATGTGAACAATAAAGCAGAGAAGCTGTCCTCAGGGGTGTACCATCTGTTTGATCTGATAAGTGTAGCAAAGAGGAGAGTGATTCTAATTTCTAACCTAACTTTGAAGAGTGTCGATTTTATTGGCCTATACCTGCAGTATGAGTACCCTCGCGTTGTCTTCTGTGACTTGAACTTTATGAGTGAGGGGGAATCATCATCCAGGGGGTACCCCAACTCCATGCGGCGTCTCATTGACGATGTGTTTGACGAAAATGACAGGAGTGGCAAAAATCAGGAGAGAGTAAACCAAATAGtaagaaaaatgaaccaGTTTGTGTCTAGGTTGAACGCGAGCTATTTTGTATTTGGGGGCTTTCCTAGCGACTTGGGGGTAGAGGACTTCCGAAAGTTGGAACTCTTTTTCGACATCAAGCTGTGCATATTGGTGGTACCCGccgggggggagaagcccgCCACGGTTGAGAAGCCCATCCCGGTTGAGAAGCCTATCACGATTGAGAAGCCTATCACGATTGAGAAGCCCATCCCCGTTGAGAAGCCCGCCACGATTGAGAAGCCCATCCCG GGGAGAAGCTTCGCGCTACGGACCACCCCACGGAGGGCGCCCAAGAAAATGACCAACTggaggacgaagaaaaaaaaaattttgaaaaaagtagAGGACAGAATTAGACCCAACCTGATTTGCTACCACGCCCCTGACAACTATGATGTGAAGGagtttgtaaaaaggaaagttgaaaaaaaccCCAACGGGGGTTCATTTCACTATTTGTTTTGTGAAGACGTGTTAAGAGAGTTACCTTCCAtcattgaagaaaaatcgGAAGGGTATGTAAAAAATCTAGCTGAGAggataaaagaagaaaaggaaaaaacgataagcgaaatttatttcatgTACTTGGAGAGGGTTGTAAAACATTcaagtaaatatttatttgcaaaTATTGTCTTGTGTGATGTACCCTTGTGGACGAGTGGTGAGAATGGTAGTAGTTGTGTTGATACATTTGGTCGCTTcacaaattttaagaaaGTCATTCAGCTGGTTCACAGCGTGCAGGGGGATAACTTGTTCGGGGGTGACGCCAGCGGGGTCCATGGAGCGAACACTTGTGCGGTGCTAAATGACGACCGGGTGTTTGGAGTCGCTTCGCCTGGGGGTAGCAACGTTGTGGGTAGCAATGCTGTGGGGTCTCCCCTGGAGGGGGCGGAGATGAGGGGTGATGGAGACGAGGCAGGCAGCGATCATAACGAGGTGGGTAAGGCTGATAACGAGGCAGGCCGCGTTGATGATAAGGTGGGCGGCGCTGATAACGAGGCAGGCCGCGTTGATGACAAGGTGGGAAAGGCCGATGAGGAAGAGCCGAACGGCGGGGGCAAACCGAGGGGCAAGCCAAAGCGCGCGGACAAGCTGCGAAAGTATAACCAAGCGGCGAGAGACCTGCGAGACGTTATCTCCAAGAAACACGCTGACGTAGAAGTGATGACCATTTATGTGAATAAGGACATGCCGCGAAATGCGGAGAGTTTCTTCTGCCCCCAAATCATTATCCTGTTCGTTCCTCAAAGCGAGAAGCTTCAGCTGCTTCTATCATCTCTGCtatgttttcatttaaaaaattttgcctCCATCAATATGGCGCAGCTGGTGCGTGAGGAAATGGTGAAGGAGGGGATAAGACGGGGGGTGGCTCGTTTTGAGGTGGAGAAGCCGGAAAAGGGCGGCGTCAGGGGTGGGCGTCACAGCGATGGAAATGGCAACCGCTACAGCGATGGGAATGGCAACCGCCACGGTGAGGGGAATAGCCACCGCCACACTGATGAGAAGTGTATCGTCGACAGAGCTTTCGCGTCCCTGCTTGGTCAAATAAAACGGACAGACAGAAACATATTAGTGACGGGCTTCCCCATTGTTCAGAACAAATACAGCAAAAGTGATTACTTCGAGCAGTTTCGTTTTCTCAAGGCTTTTACAATTGGTGGGGTGATTTGCCTCTCGTTTGATGATATCTATTTGCACACTTTGGTGGAGGATGTCATGCCGGATGGGACGTACGCTGCCAAGTACGACCAAGTGACGCAAATGATAAAGCTGGAGTTCGGCTGCAAAGGCAAGCATAAGCATAAAttgtatttttccaaaatagcAAGCAAGGAGGATTTACAGCGTGCTGTTGGAGAGATTACGGAAGTTTTTTCTGGCTGA